In the Diorhabda sublineata isolate icDioSubl1.1 chromosome 10, icDioSubl1.1, whole genome shotgun sequence genome, TTTTGTCTTCTCGTCTGGAGTAGgtgtgaaattgaattttttcccgtttcagtgtttttttcaaattctcaaagtcGCTAGCATCTTTGGTGAATACGATTGTTGAATTGTTTGTATACTTAAGTTCGAATGGGTTTTTGACTTCTTCTGTTATTCTGTTTACCATATGCCTGTGGTGTGAAACGTTTCCGTCAATTACTATTGGTGGGCATGCGGTGAGTTTCTTAGAGATTTTGGAGGCTGCTTTTGTACGTTTATTCTCTTGGATGCCTGTGTCGTCATCATCGCTGGTAACACCGGAGTTATTGAACTTTCTGAAGTGagttttcttccttttcttttgtgttttgaaTGTAGTTTGTTTCTCGTCTTCAGAGGGTTCAGATAGCGTATCGTAATTGTTGTGTGTTTCGATTGTGGCTTGTTTGTTTGTCTGACtcagtattttattgaaagatacacattttttgggtttttcgaATCCCGGTGGTGTGACGTCTCTAGTGTCCATGGGTTCATTTGTGGTGATTGTCTGGATTGCGTTTATgtctattttttgttgttccgCACTAGACATATTTAGTTTTCTAGcagttattttagaatttttcttaacaattttctcGTATTGCGACGTGAAATTGTCGGTTGTTATTCCAACGCCAGTATTCTCAGCGTCTTCAACTTCCTGCCCCCATGAGAGATTAGCAGGTTTATGTATTTGTGCTTGAATTGTTGTTGTTTCAGGGACGTTTGTCGATCTCTTTGAGCTTATGTCTTCCTCTGATGAGTCACTGCGCTGTGATCCTATAGTATCTTCTTCCATTTGTACTTTTGTTTGTGTTACTTTGTTTAATGATCTATCCGGTGTGGAGGTATTATTGGCCGAACTGCCTCTACACACAGGAATTGACAACTCGGAGTTGAAAGACTTCAGCCCTATTATATCACTATCGcaagtgatatttttgttttctgaacACTTGTTAATGTTTTGGTTTATTTGTTCTGGACACTTTTCGATGTTAACTTCTGAACACTTTGCTTTAGATGGTTGGTTGTTGGTCAACTCAATACATTTAGATAGCGACGATACGTCGATTGTTTCTAAACACTGTTTTGGAATAATTATCGTTTCCAAACtatcagttttatttgttttatcttcaatcaaaaaatcttcatcaatataaactagttttagaaaatttttgttttttaattttaattctgaagttttcttttttattctattgattTCTGAAGAGTATTTTGacagtgaattttcatctgtaGTATCGGCACTGCGACGTGGAACGTCGGGATCAAAACTACGACTAGATTCCCGTACACTTATCTTAGGAACCGTTTTATGTGTGTTGGTTTTTGtaagtctttttattttattagtttttgttattgTCTTATGTTTTAACGAACCTTAATATCTTCTTTTCGGTGACGTTTTCACTGACACTATTGTTCTATTAACACgcacatttttatcaatattgagATTTTCGCTAGAGAATATATCTGGTTTTTGCACattaagtttttgtattttttccctCAACCTTCGTGGATACTCGGTGGGGTACGGTGTAGTCCCCGTGATGGGGGGCGAAGGTAGACTTAGTAAATCTATGCGTAGGTTTTCAATTAGACCAATAGATTAActataatattgaatagtaataattatgaggGGGTACACTTTGCTTGAGGTTTATACTGGtcgtaaaatatatcactatACAGATTACAAAACAATCGTTAAACGCGTGTTCTCTCCTCAGTAGCTGATTAGAGAATgaggttcgttttttaacttagttctattcgttcgttcagtcttccgtacgctttatttgaatgactcctcttgtaactcattacacgcggaaaattaaaagtcttttatactattaagaatataatatagagaggtgaaattttataaaacgaaatataaaactacattcaatatttttttttatatcagtttagtgtaGTTTATCGACTATATAATAACACACAAGGTTGTTAGTAGTTATGGcggatacagaaaatcaaacttcggttgtaaccgcaacgtctgcgtctaattcaccgcaggtttcgtcgtctccaataaataaaaaggaaaaaaaagctaaaaatcctaggaccaaaccatctcatccaccgacttcggaaatggtaaacaatgTGATCAAAAGTTTAAAGGAACGCGGAGGCTCATctttacaagcaattaaaaagtatattgCTGCCAATTATAAAgttgatgcagaaaaagtagcgccattcatcaaaaaatatttgaaagcatctgTAGTATCGAGATCTTTGGTACAAACTAAAGGTAAAGGAGCTTCCGGATCATTCAAATTAGCTTCGGCAACTTCATCTGGTGGTACTTCGGCTAAAACGAATgctattgacaaaaagaaaaagaaaacagccgcttctactccaggcgtaactaaatccaaaaaaattgtaacagcaGCAAAACGAAATGCTATTATtgcaggaggaggaggaggagtggataaatcgaaaagtattaagaaatctaataaaggcaaaaaaacgacaGGTACAGCAGCGGCTTCCTTAAAAACTTCGACGacgacgacaacaacaacaTCGATTACTGATAAGAAAGGcgttaaagttgccaaaaaaacagacaaaaaatCTTCGGCTAAAGGAGGAGTCATCGCCGCCACCGCCGCTTCCAATACAGCCAGTGCCGCATCATCCGAATTAAAAAGGAAGAATcctactaaagcaaaaaaatccaataaaagcaGTCCCACGAAAAAGCCTATCtcgtgtatgtatgtatgtatgtgtgcgtgcgtgcgtgcgtgcgcgtgtgtgtgtgtgtgcgtgtgtgcGGCGTGCGTCTTCTTTATCCAATCAACAATCACATCCtatgtttatatcaaaatattatactaatatcataaatgttaaattatttgtggttctgaaaagaaccgtttttacttacaatatatatataaaacaaaaaatctattataatcaaatagataaaatgtaattctataaaataaaataaatttttgtatttatgctcgttctccgcgaattcttctagccaattggatatccttgggcataatggtgactcttttagcatgaatggcacacagattagtatcttcgaatagacctaccaaataagcctcactagcttcttggagagccataaccgctgaactttgaaaacgtaaatctgttttaaaatcttgtgctatttcacgaaccaatcgttgaaatggcaattttctaataagtaattcggtactcttttgataacgtcttatctcacgaagagctacagtacctggcctataacgatgaagtttttttactccaccagtagctggtgcgcttttacgggcggcttttgtcgctaattgtttacgaggagctttccctccagtcgattttctagccgtttgtttagtacgagccatcttattttttttttgtaagtatacaagaaatgtcaatatactaaACCGCTATAGCGCTTgataaacacacaatgaatgagataaatctagagagagagagagagagagagattcgttgtgaaaaattaggaaggaaggttttttttttcgaaatttgatatgatttgcttaggccctgatataggaattttgtcctctgcagggctgggtgtgGGGATATTTTGCTGGGAAGTGTTCgctcggctgcttctagcggtgcagttatatttttttttccttttttatatttttttggggtttttttttatatatttttttttgtttattttttgttttttcttaatctaattgggggtgggcgggtacagctacggctgtattattccctatcgccggacatttgtctggagaatcgtttctccaggttgcagggaaaccgcagaaaacctgcaactccgacgatgAATGACAATGAGGGTATGTGTTgggggtaggaatttatctCACTGATATGGGGGAACTATCGAGGAAATTAAGGTAGGTTTCTGGGAGATCCTCGTATGCTGTTGCAAGCAGTCGAAGAGGCGGATAAGGGAGCTTTTTTTGGGTTTTGAACCTAGTGGCCGCATATTGTTGGTCCAGGGGATGAGGAGGGTCTCTTTAGCAGCGGAATTATTTGATTCGATGGTTCGAATAACATATcgggcttggaggtcatttaggcggcttggaatgggggttatgtcagtattgacataaacggTGTTGCTAGGGCTAAACCTACACTTGTATTGGCAGTACCTAAGAATGGACTGCTCGCAGGTCAGGAGTCTTTTGATCAGATATTTGGGTAAAGTGCTAAAGACGTTTGCTCTATATTCGATAATGGGGCGGATGTATGTTTTATACGTATGAAGTAGGGTCAGGGGGTGGGTTCGTCCGAAATTTCCACCAAGAGCTTTGATGAGCCTGACTCGTTTCCATACTCTGTTTAGAGTGTCATTCAGATCAGCCGTCCAATTGAGAGTGTGAGTGAATTTCACACCCAGATAGACGGCTTCTCTGCGGATTTCGAGCCCCTCTCCCCAAAGTCTCAAGTGGAGGTTTTGAGGTTGATGTTTGCGCACGGATTGGGGATGTATGAAGGCGATGGCTTGAGTTTTTTGAGAATTGAGAGTAACCCTCCATTTTCTGCACCAATCCGAAAATtgattcagaatattttgggaTTTGATATTGAGAGAGCGCATGTTTTGGGCGTAGGCGATGAGTGCGGTGTCATCAGCGTACATTTGGATTTTCACTGTTGGGTCCAGTGGGATTGGAGTGTCATACGTATAGATTATATAGAGTAGTGGGGACAGAATTGAGCCTTGTGGAACGCCAGTAAGTGGGGTAAAAGATTCGGAAAGGCAATGACCAACTTTGACTTTGATGGAGCGGTTGGTGagatatgaatatatcaattttatagtaGGAGGTGGCATGCGGATAGTCAGAAGCTTCCTAATAAGTCCGGCATGCCAGACCTGGTCGAAAACTTTCTGAACATCCATGAAAATGGCGGAGGCACACTGGTGTTGGTTCATCGCTTTGGTTAAGATGGTTTGAAGATAGGTGATGGCGTTTTGGGTGGAGTGTTTGGGCCTGAATCCGAATTGGAGTTTTGGAATAATATTAAGCTCTGTACAGAAGTCCCAGATTCTGTCTTTAATCAAACGTTCAAAGACTTTACCCAAGACGCTGATGAGCGAAATAGGGCGGTAAGATTCAGGATTGGAAGGGTCTTTGCCGGGTTTGGGAATGAGAACCGTGTTGGCGGATTTCCAACATTGAGGAAAGTAAGAGAAAGCCAAGCAGTCTCAGCTCAGCTGTCTCAGGCAGGTTTTTTAATGCCTGTCTTGAGATTCCGTCCCGCCCGGGAGCGGAGTTCTTCCCGGCTCGGCAAGCCGATCTAACAACATCCACGGTAAATGGTGCGAGAAGTGGAACGTTCTCATTTAGTTGGGTAATCCAGTGGGGGCTCAGGGTTATGTTTTGGGTGAAGAAGTGGGTTTCATCGGCAAAGTCCCGTGAGAAATGGGGGTTGTCAGTTGGAGTAAAGACAGTTTGTAAGCTGTTTTTCAAGACGGTGGCTTTGTCTTCGGGCGAGAAATACTTTCGTCCTTGTACCTCAAGGTGTGATTCTACATACTTTCGTTGGCCAGTTAGTCTGTAGAATTGTTGCCAAAACGCACGACCCCGTCTATAGTCCAAGTCGGCAGTGGCGGCCTCCCACTTTCTCCGCTTTTCAGCATTGATTTCCAGCCTGACTTGGGCGTTGAGACGGTTCCATTGCGTTTTGACTGCTGGGTCTCTAGTTCTAATGTACAGCCTATATAACTGTCTTTTCTGACGAATTTTGGATCGGATATTTTGAGAGATTGATATATAGTTGGTATGAACGGTGGTAAGAGGGACGGCGATGTCTTGCGCATCGATAATGAGGGATTGGAAATCCTCCGCGTATTTGTCTAGTTCTTCGGTAGTTCGAATAATAGTGGGTTGCGGTAAATTGGTATCGATATGGTTTGCGAAGGAGATCCAGTCGGCATTTTTGAAGTCCCGATAGGTTAAACTAGTTGGAGGGGGTTTTATTGGGTTGAAAAAAGATGTATTGACCAATAAGGGAACGTGGTCTGAGGTGATTGGGTCGCCTATAGAGCATTCGTCTTCGATAATGGTAATTAATCTGTCCGTGCAGATTATGTGGTCGACGATGGAAGAGCCCAGGTGACTTACGAGTGTTGGATTTCGGTTTTTAATCCGAGAAAGGGGAAGAGAAATTAGAGAGTCGGCGAGAGTTCTGCCGGCTAGGTTGGTGGTGGTATCACCAAAAAGGGTATTCCTGGAGTTGAGGTCTCCCATAATGATGGCTCTAGGAAAAGTGAATGCATATTCGAGGAGGTCGAGGGAAAGTGATTGTTGTGAGTGTTTGTAATAAGAGATGAAAGTGATAGTCCCGTTATTACACGATATATCGATGGCTATGCAATCCAGATTCTGTTGAGACAGAAATGGGGGTAGGGGATGGGGAGTCGAAGGGAGTCCGTTACGGACGAGAAGTCCGTTGCCGTGACAGTAGGAATTTCTGGTGGTACAGCCAGTGAAACTTGGAGGTAATTTGGAAAGGGTGTCGGTTATAGATAAGATTTGGATATTGTGAGAGCTTAATAAGTGCTTCAGTAGATGTCGTTTTCTGGCCAAACCTTGGCAATTAACGGTCCCTATTGTAAAGTCCATGggactttatttttcaatgggaagtgtttggtttttgggtgaaagcgaaatgaatgcggttacccacgccgctggttacggtacaattataaccgtAAAAAGAGGGAATGAGGCGTTGTAGCGTTTCGGCTACAAGCGCCCGAGAAGTGGGGATGGCATTCATTATAGTTGTTGCCAAGATTTCAATCAGGATTTTGGTGTCAGTAGACAGGTCATaaggggtttgaggtttttctagggtgactggggctgtatcctggggggctttcggagtttcaatccttttcggGCAGCAGGGGTGGAAGGCGGGGTGAGGTCCACCACAATTTTTATAGGTAGGGGAGTTAGCTTTTGGgaatttttctggcttgtgaccagaagcaccacaggTTGGACAGATGGGTTTGGCTTTGCAGGTgtctgcggagtggccggtagatgagcaacggttgcaatattttgggactgcgggtatggtgtttgaatttgaggcttcgcagtaGTGCGAAAGCCCGAGGAAGTTTATACCCTTGGTTAGGGCGTGATGGTAGGCGGTTTCGGAATCTGTTATGATTCGGAACATGGATGTGGGTTTATTTGTGGATCTAGCTATGATTTTCCAAGTTTTAAGGACAGGGAATTTCAGGATAGAGAGGATCTCCAGGAACTCTTCTTCGGTGTAAGAtt is a window encoding:
- the LOC130449178 gene encoding histone H1E-like, coding for SPQVSSSPINKKEKKAKNPRTKPSHPPTSEMVNNVIKSLKERGGSSLQAIKKYIAANYKVDAEKVAPFIKKYLKASVVSRSLVQTKGKGASGSFKLASATSSGGTSEESSPPPPLPIQPVPHHPN